From the Streptococcus sp. 29887 genome, one window contains:
- a CDS encoding DUF1827 family protein has product MKIINTTNSHSYLVQNQLANTDAFLVETYSAGNTDVIFTQAPRHYELLISNKYRAVQQSEIEKIRDFFLHRKIDERTIDKAAIQTIHTERLIEMSIPIITEI; this is encoded by the coding sequence ATGAAAATCATAAATACGACAAATAGTCATTCATACCTGGTCCAAAATCAGTTGGCCAATACCGATGCCTTTCTAGTAGAAACCTATTCTGCTGGTAATACAGATGTTATTTTCACACAGGCCCCTCGTCACTATGAACTCTTGATTAGCAACAAATACAGGGCTGTGCAACAATCCGAAATCGAAAAAATCCGTGATTTCTTCCTTCACCGCAAGATTGATGAACGAACAATTGACAAGGCTGCTATTCAAACCATCCATACCGAACGGTTGATTGAAATGTCTATTCCCATTATCACTGAAATCTAA
- a CDS encoding NUDIX hydrolase, which translates to MNIAVFGEKKADVDYQNRFGVYAVIPDEKKENIILVQAPNGAWFLPGGEIEKGENHLIALERELMEELGFTAEIGHYYGQADEYFYSSHRDTYFYNPAYIYQVTSYHQVGLPLEDFNHIAWFPIDEAIEKLKRGSHKWGIEQWKLQENVSDN; encoded by the coding sequence ATGAATATTGCCGTTTTTGGAGAAAAGAAGGCTGACGTAGACTATCAAAATCGATTTGGTGTCTATGCTGTTATCCCTGATGAAAAGAAAGAAAATATCATCCTCGTTCAAGCACCAAATGGTGCCTGGTTCCTACCAGGTGGGGAAATCGAAAAAGGGGAAAATCATCTCATCGCCCTAGAACGCGAACTAATGGAAGAGCTTGGTTTTACAGCTGAAATTGGTCACTATTATGGTCAGGCTGACGAATATTTCTACTCTAGCCATCGAGATACCTACTTCTACAACCCCGCTTACATCTATCAAGTGACCAGCTACCACCAGGTCGGCCTACCTTTAGAGGATTTTAACCACATTGCCTGGTTCCCAATCGATGAAGCCATCGAAAAACTCAAACGAGGCAGTCACAAGTGGGGAATTGAACAATGGAAATTACAAGAAAATGTGTCTGATAACTAG
- a CDS encoding ATP-dependent Clp protease ATP-binding subunit, producing MLCHNCKINDATIHLYTNLNGKQQQVDLCHNCYQIMKTDPNNAILRGLGDLTNPNNMDPFSEFFNHLGGYPGNTPAGKKRDQTPPTQAGGNNGRGGQTPSPQQPQQPNGLLEEFGINMTEIARRGDIDPVIGRDQEITRVIEILNRRTKNNPVLIGEPGVGKTAVVEGLAQKIVDGDVPQKLQGKEVIRLDVVSLVQGTGIRGQFEERMQKLMEEIRNRREIILFIDEIHEIVGAGSAGDGNMDAGNILKPALARGEMQLVGATTLNEYRIIEKDAALERRMQPVKVEEPSVEETIIILKGIQNKYQDYHHVKYSDAAIEAAAVLSNRYIQDRFLPDKAIDLLDEAGSKMNLTLNFVDPKEIDQRLIDAENRKAQATRDEDYEKAAYFRDQIAKYKEMQKATISEEDIPLITEKEIEAIVEQKTNIPVGDLKEKEQSQLINLASDLKAHVIGQDEAVDKIAKAIRRNRVGLGAPNRPIGSFLFVGPTGVGKTELSKQLAIELFGSADSMIRFDMSEYMEKHAVAKLVGAPPGYVGYEEAGQLTEKVRRNPYSLILLDEVEKAHPDVMHMFLQVLDDGRLTDGQGRTVSFKDTIIIMTSNAGTGKVEASVGFGAAMEGRTQSVLGQLSNFFSPEFMNRFDGIIEFQPLSKENLLEIVSLMLDDVNKRLSNNGISLHVTDKVKEKLVDLGYDPKMGARPLRRTIQDQIEDAITDFYLENPSEKDLRAVMTSKGNIQIKAHTKTK from the coding sequence ATGCTCTGTCATAACTGTAAAATCAACGATGCAACCATCCATCTCTATACCAATCTAAATGGTAAGCAACAACAGGTAGATCTCTGCCATAACTGCTACCAAATTATGAAAACTGACCCTAATAATGCCATCTTGCGTGGTTTAGGGGATTTAACAAACCCAAATAATATGGACCCTTTCAGCGAGTTCTTCAATCACTTGGGAGGCTATCCAGGAAACACTCCAGCTGGCAAGAAACGTGACCAAACCCCACCAACACAAGCAGGAGGGAACAACGGGCGTGGTGGGCAAACTCCATCACCTCAGCAACCACAACAACCAAATGGATTGTTAGAAGAGTTTGGTATCAACATGACGGAAATTGCCCGCCGCGGTGATATTGACCCAGTGATTGGCCGTGACCAAGAAATTACACGTGTCATCGAAATCCTCAACCGCCGTACCAAGAACAATCCTGTCCTCATCGGTGAGCCAGGTGTCGGTAAAACCGCTGTTGTTGAAGGGTTGGCTCAAAAAATTGTCGACGGCGATGTGCCACAAAAATTGCAAGGTAAGGAAGTCATCCGATTAGATGTTGTCAGCCTGGTACAAGGAACTGGTATCCGTGGTCAATTTGAAGAACGTATGCAAAAACTAATGGAAGAAATCCGTAATCGTCGTGAGATTATCCTCTTTATCGACGAAATCCACGAGATTGTCGGTGCTGGCTCTGCTGGTGATGGCAATATGGATGCTGGAAATATCCTCAAACCTGCCCTTGCCCGTGGCGAAATGCAGCTAGTCGGTGCAACAACCCTCAACGAATACCGTATTATCGAGAAGGATGCAGCCTTAGAACGCCGTATGCAACCTGTAAAGGTCGAAGAACCAAGCGTTGAAGAAACCATTATCATTCTCAAGGGTATCCAGAATAAGTATCAGGACTACCACCATGTCAAATACTCTGACGCCGCTATTGAAGCTGCTGCGGTCCTTTCAAATCGCTATATCCAAGACCGTTTCTTGCCAGACAAGGCCATTGACCTACTGGACGAAGCTGGTTCTAAAATGAACCTGACCCTCAATTTTGTTGATCCAAAAGAAATCGACCAACGTTTGATTGATGCCGAAAATCGTAAGGCCCAAGCAACTCGTGACGAGGACTATGAAAAGGCTGCCTATTTCCGTGACCAGATTGCCAAGTATAAGGAAATGCAAAAGGCAACCATCAGCGAGGAAGACATTCCCCTCATTACTGAAAAGGAAATTGAAGCCATCGTAGAACAAAAAACCAACATACCTGTTGGCGATTTGAAAGAAAAAGAACAATCTCAATTAATCAACCTGGCTAGCGATCTCAAGGCACATGTTATCGGTCAAGATGAAGCTGTTGATAAGATTGCCAAGGCCATTCGCCGCAACCGTGTTGGTCTTGGTGCCCCAAACCGCCCAATTGGCTCCTTCCTCTTTGTTGGACCTACCGGTGTCGGTAAAACAGAGCTGTCCAAGCAACTAGCGATTGAACTCTTCGGTTCAGCCGATAGTATGATTCGCTTCGATATGTCTGAGTACATGGAGAAACATGCCGTTGCCAAGCTAGTCGGTGCCCCTCCAGGTTATGTAGGCTATGAAGAAGCCGGTCAGCTAACGGAAAAAGTCCGCCGCAATCCTTACTCTCTCATCCTCTTGGATGAGGTAGAAAAAGCTCACCCTGATGTCATGCACATGTTCCTCCAAGTCCTAGACGACGGCCGTCTGACAGATGGACAGGGACGCACAGTCAGCTTCAAGGACACCATTATCATCATGACTTCAAATGCTGGAACTGGTAAGGTTGAAGCAAGTGTAGGCTTTGGAGCAGCCATGGAAGGTCGCACCCAGTCGGTTCTTGGCCAACTCAGCAATTTCTTCAGTCCAGAATTCATGAACCGCTTTGACGGAATCATCGAGTTCCAACCACTCAGCAAGGAAAACCTTCTCGAAATTGTCAGCCTCATGCTTGATGATGTCAACAAACGCTTGTCTAACAACGGTATTAGCTTACATGTGACAGATAAGGTCAAAGAAAAGCTAGTTGATCTAGGTTACGATCCCAAAATGGGGGCTCGGCCACTACGCAGAACCATCCAAGATCAAATCGAAGATGCCATTACAGACTTTTACTTGGAAAACCCAAGCGAAAAAGACCTTCGCGCTGTTATGACCAGCAAGGGGAACATTCAAATCAAGGCACATACAAAAACAAAATAA
- a CDS encoding DUF1797 family protein encodes MESHLVRIINRLEAMANDGGTLKRNFEREGVVVAEVAYSYDEENGSVFTLRDVAARETYTFDSIDLIAMEIYELLY; translated from the coding sequence ATGGAATCACATTTGGTGAGAATTATCAATCGTCTGGAAGCTATGGCTAACGATGGCGGTACATTGAAACGTAATTTTGAGCGTGAAGGTGTTGTTGTTGCAGAAGTGGCTTATAGCTATGACGAGGAAAATGGTTCAGTATTTACCTTGCGTGATGTCGCTGCTCGTGAAACCTATACGTTTGACAGCATTGACTTGATTGCGATGGAAATCTACGAATTGTTGTACTAA
- a CDS encoding amino acid ABC transporter permease encodes MDFSFLPDYWAYFNYGALVTLIIAFFSVFFGSILGTLLAFAQRSRYKVLVWLANIYVWIFRGTPMVVQIMIAFAMTNFVAPTIQIGILDVDLTRLIPGIIVISMNSAAYVSETIRAGINAVPKGQLEAAYSLGIRPKQAMRYVIMPQAIKNILPALGNEFVTIVKDSSLLSTIGVIELWNGAQTVATTTYLTQSPLIFAAFYYLMMTSILTLGIQALEKKLNKGGH; translated from the coding sequence ATGGATTTTTCTTTCTTGCCTGATTATTGGGCATATTTTAATTATGGGGCCCTTGTAACCCTTATTATCGCTTTTTTCTCGGTTTTCTTTGGTAGTATTTTAGGGACGCTCTTGGCCTTTGCCCAACGCAGTAGATATAAGGTTCTGGTTTGGCTTGCCAATATTTATGTCTGGATTTTCCGCGGTACTCCAATGGTAGTACAGATTATGATTGCCTTTGCCATGACCAATTTTGTTGCACCGACTATCCAAATAGGGATTTTAGATGTAGATTTGACGCGTTTAATTCCAGGGATTATTGTCATTTCTATGAACTCCGCAGCCTATGTGTCTGAAACCATTCGTGCGGGTATCAATGCTGTGCCAAAGGGTCAATTGGAAGCAGCTTATTCATTAGGTATTCGTCCAAAACAAGCCATGCGCTATGTCATTATGCCACAGGCTATCAAGAATATTCTCCCTGCTTTGGGAAATGAGTTTGTAACCATTGTTAAGGACAGTTCGCTCCTATCAACCATTGGTGTTATTGAGTTGTGGAATGGTGCTCAGACAGTTGCGACAACGACTTATCTCACTCAAAGTCCGCTTATTTTTGCAGCCTTCTATTATTTGATGATGACCAGTATTTTGACCCTAGGCATTCAAGCTCTTGAGAAAAAATTAAACAAGGGAGGACACTAA
- a CDS encoding amino acid ABC transporter ATP-binding protein codes for MTEAIISIKDLHKYFGENEVLKGIDLDIQQGQVVVIIGPSGSGKSTFLRTMNLLEVPTKGTVTFEGVDITDKSNDIFKMREKMGMVFQQFNLFPNMTVLENITLSPIKTKGIAKAEAEAKAKELLEKVGLPDKADAYPQSLSGGQQQRIAIARGLAMDPDVLLFDEPTSALDPEMVGEVLAVMQDLAKSGMTMVIVTHEMGFAREVADRVIFMDGGYIVEDGTPEEVFEHTKEERTKDFLSKVL; via the coding sequence ATGACAGAAGCAATTATTTCCATAAAAGATCTTCATAAGTATTTTGGTGAAAATGAAGTTTTAAAAGGGATTGATTTAGATATCCAGCAAGGTCAAGTGGTTGTCATTATCGGTCCCTCAGGTTCAGGAAAATCAACTTTCTTGCGTACCATGAATCTCTTAGAGGTGCCGACCAAGGGGACGGTGACTTTTGAAGGGGTCGATATTACGGACAAATCAAATGATATTTTCAAGATGCGTGAAAAGATGGGGATGGTTTTCCAGCAGTTTAACCTTTTTCCAAATATGACCGTATTAGAAAATATTACCTTGTCACCTATTAAGACAAAAGGAATTGCTAAGGCAGAAGCTGAAGCCAAGGCCAAGGAATTGCTTGAAAAGGTTGGCTTACCGGATAAGGCGGATGCCTATCCACAAAGTTTATCAGGTGGTCAGCAACAGCGGATTGCCATTGCCCGTGGTTTAGCTATGGATCCAGATGTCTTGCTCTTTGATGAACCAACTTCTGCCCTTGACCCTGAAATGGTTGGTGAGGTACTTGCGGTTATGCAGGACTTGGCCAAGTCTGGGATGACCATGGTTATCGTAACCCATGAGATGGGCTTTGCGCGTGAAGTGGCAGACCGTGTTATCTTTATGGATGGAGGCTACATTGTTGAAGATGGAACTCCAGAAGAAGTTTTTGAACACACCAAGGAAGAACGGACCAAGGATTTCTTATCCAAAGTCTTGTAA
- a CDS encoding bifunctional methylenetetrahydrofolate dehydrogenase/methenyltetrahydrofolate cyclohydrolase, whose translation MTVIDGKALAAKMQAALAEKTARLKVEKGLVPGLVVILVGEDPASQVYVRNKERSALAAGFKSEVVRVPASISEDELLELIERYNQDDAWHGILVQLPLPAHISEEKVLLAIDPDKDVDGFHPTNMGKFWSGHPVMIPSTPAGIMEMFKEYQIDLEGKSALVIGRSNIVGKPMAQLLLDANATVTIAHSRTKNLAELACQSDILVVAIGRGHFVTKEFVKPGAVVIDVGMNRDENGKLIGDVKYDEVAEVASHITPVPGGVGPMTITMLMEQTFEACVRSGK comes from the coding sequence ATGACAGTGATTGATGGAAAGGCCTTGGCAGCCAAAATGCAGGCAGCTCTGGCAGAAAAAACAGCTCGATTAAAAGTGGAAAAGGGCCTGGTACCAGGCTTGGTCGTTATTTTGGTTGGAGAAGACCCAGCCAGCCAGGTCTATGTCCGAAATAAAGAACGTTCAGCCCTTGCAGCTGGTTTCAAGAGTGAGGTTGTACGAGTGCCAGCTAGCATTTCAGAAGATGAACTTTTGGAATTGATTGAGCGCTACAATCAAGATGATGCATGGCATGGGATCTTGGTACAGTTGCCACTACCAGCCCATATCAGTGAAGAGAAAGTCTTGTTAGCCATTGATCCAGACAAGGATGTGGACGGTTTCCACCCGACCAACATGGGTAAATTCTGGTCAGGCCACCCGGTAATGATTCCATCCACACCCGCAGGGATTATGGAAATGTTTAAGGAATACCAGATAGATTTAGAAGGCAAGTCAGCTCTGGTTATCGGTCGTTCCAACATCGTTGGGAAACCTATGGCTCAGCTCCTTTTGGATGCCAATGCAACTGTAACCATTGCTCATTCACGTACAAAAAATCTTGCAGAATTGGCTTGTCAATCGGATATTTTAGTCGTTGCAATTGGTCGTGGACATTTTGTAACCAAGGAATTTGTCAAGCCAGGTGCAGTAGTGATTGACGTGGGTATGAATCGTGATGAAAATGGCAAACTGATTGGGGATGTCAAATATGATGAAGTAGCAGAAGTTGCTAGCCATATTACCCCTGTTCCAGGTGGAGTTGGCCCTATGACCATTACCATGCTCATGGAGCAGACCTTCGAGGCTTGTGTCAGAAGTGGGAAATAG
- a CDS encoding neutral zinc metallopeptidase gives MKIDDLRKSSNIEDRRGQRSSGPSFSGGSAGGNLLLSLLFSRLGWKGKLVLVVLLFAFGGMSNLGGLLSPTTNTNPYQSSQVTTSGSSVSDADAEFMSKVLASTEDFWTQEFARNGLTYQAPTLVFYTDQTQTGCGTGSAQAGPFYCSADRNIYIDTSFYQELSSKYKAAGDFAMAYVIAHEVGHHVQNELEVLGAYHQKRAQLSDKEGNALNVRLELQADYYAGAWAKYVDGQGILDVGDIDEAMNAAHAVGDDTLQQEAYGRTVPDSFTHGTSEQRKKWFNLGYTYGDLAHADTFSVSNP, from the coding sequence ATGAAAATTGACGATTTACGAAAAAGTTCCAATATTGAAGACCGCAGGGGACAAAGAAGCTCAGGTCCGTCTTTCTCTGGTGGTTCAGCTGGCGGAAATCTCTTACTAAGCTTGCTCTTCTCCCGTCTAGGTTGGAAGGGAAAATTGGTGCTAGTGGTCCTCCTATTTGCTTTTGGTGGCATGTCCAATCTAGGTGGCCTACTTTCACCAACAACCAACACCAATCCTTATCAGTCTAGCCAGGTTACGACAAGCGGTAGCAGTGTTTCTGACGCAGATGCAGAATTCATGAGTAAGGTACTGGCCTCAACAGAAGATTTTTGGACACAAGAGTTTGCAAGAAATGGTCTAACCTACCAAGCACCAACCCTTGTTTTCTATACGGACCAGACCCAAACAGGCTGTGGAACCGGTTCTGCTCAAGCCGGCCCCTTCTATTGTTCAGCTGACCGAAATATTTATATTGATACATCTTTCTATCAGGAATTATCTAGCAAATACAAGGCTGCTGGTGACTTTGCCATGGCCTATGTCATCGCTCATGAAGTTGGTCACCATGTCCAAAATGAATTGGAAGTCCTTGGTGCCTACCACCAAAAACGTGCTCAATTATCAGACAAGGAAGGCAATGCCCTCAATGTCCGTCTAGAATTGCAAGCTGACTACTATGCAGGAGCCTGGGCCAAATATGTCGATGGTCAGGGTATCTTAGACGTTGGCGATATTGATGAAGCCATGAATGCTGCCCATGCAGTTGGTGATGACACTCTTCAACAAGAAGCCTACGGCCGTACTGTCCCAGATAGTTTCACCCACGGTACTTCTGAGCAACGTAAAAAATGGTTTAACCTTGGATATACCTATGGTGACCTTGCCCACGCCGACACCTTCTCAGTAAGCAATCCATAA
- the xseA gene encoding exodeoxyribonuclease VII large subunit produces the protein MVEYLTVSHLTKYLKLKFDRDPYLEKVYLTGQVSNFRKRPSHQYFSLKDDKAIIQATMWAGVYKNLGFDLEEGMKINVVGRVQLYEPSGAYSIIIEKAEPDGIGALAIKFEQLKQALTQEGLFKQEFKQELPRFTKKIGVITSPSGAVIQDIITTVSRRFPGVEIVLYPTKVQGDGAAQEVVANIQRANERDDLDVLIVGRGGGSIEDLWAFNEEIVVRAIFESRIPIISSVGHETDTTLADFVADRRAATPTAAAELATPVTKADLLGYLNQQENRAYQAMTNRLKFLRGQVEKISQSVMFRQPERLYDGYLQKLDRLTNQLQTRMKEVYSQQKQASLLLNQRLQGLQLGRKVESFQERIIQQERLLKSNMANIYDNKMSKADKLIEALTMLDTSRIVARGYAMLLQDGRVLDSVETIQKGEHLTIQMKDGQLDAEVKHVQKDKNI, from the coding sequence ATGGTTGAATATTTAACGGTTAGCCATCTAACCAAGTATTTAAAATTAAAATTTGACCGAGATCCTTATTTGGAGAAGGTCTATTTAACAGGGCAAGTGTCCAATTTCCGCAAACGACCTAGCCATCAATATTTTTCGCTCAAGGATGATAAGGCAATCATTCAGGCGACCATGTGGGCTGGTGTCTATAAAAATCTGGGCTTTGATCTTGAAGAGGGAATGAAAATCAATGTGGTCGGGCGTGTGCAATTGTACGAGCCTAGTGGTGCTTATTCCATCATAATTGAAAAGGCAGAGCCAGATGGTATTGGAGCCTTGGCTATCAAGTTTGAACAGCTCAAACAAGCTCTGACCCAGGAAGGCCTGTTTAAACAGGAATTCAAGCAGGAATTGCCACGGTTTACTAAGAAAATCGGTGTCATTACCAGTCCTAGCGGAGCGGTCATTCAAGATATTATTACCACAGTCAGTCGGCGGTTTCCTGGTGTGGAAATAGTCCTCTATCCGACCAAGGTGCAAGGAGATGGGGCTGCTCAAGAAGTTGTTGCCAATATCCAAAGAGCCAATGAGCGTGATGATTTGGATGTCCTCATTGTTGGTCGTGGTGGTGGTTCTATTGAAGACCTGTGGGCTTTCAATGAGGAAATAGTGGTTCGGGCTATTTTTGAATCTCGTATTCCTATCATTTCCAGTGTGGGTCACGAAACGGATACAACTCTGGCAGACTTTGTGGCAGACCGAAGGGCAGCCACTCCGACAGCTGCAGCAGAATTGGCGACCCCTGTGACCAAGGCAGACTTACTGGGCTATTTAAATCAGCAGGAAAATCGAGCCTATCAGGCCATGACCAATCGCTTGAAATTCCTGAGAGGGCAGGTTGAGAAAATTAGTCAGTCAGTTATGTTCCGCCAGCCTGAACGCTTATACGATGGTTATTTGCAAAAATTAGACCGCTTGACCAATCAATTGCAGACACGGATGAAAGAAGTATATAGCCAGCAGAAACAGGCTAGCTTATTACTCAATCAACGCCTACAAGGCTTACAACTTGGCCGTAAAGTCGAGAGTTTCCAAGAAAGAATTATCCAGCAGGAACGACTCTTGAAGAGCAATATGGCCAATATCTATGACAATAAGATGTCCAAGGCAGACAAGCTGATTGAGGCACTGACCATGCTGGACACCAGTCGCATTGTGGCTCGTGGTTATGCCATGCTTTTACAAGATGGTCGGGTCCTAGACAGTGTGGAAACTATACAAAAGGGTGAACACCTGACCATTCAGATGAAGGATGGTCAACTTGATGCGGAGGTAAAACATGTCCAAAAAGACAAAAACATTTGA
- a CDS encoding exodeoxyribonuclease VII small subunit has protein sequence MSKKTKTFEENLAELEGIVTKLERGDVALEEALAEFQKGMVLSKDLQKTLAEAEKTLVKVMQADGSEAEMN, from the coding sequence ATGTCCAAAAAGACAAAAACATTTGAAGAAAATTTAGCTGAATTAGAAGGAATTGTAACCAAATTGGAGCGTGGGGATGTAGCCTTGGAAGAGGCACTTGCCGAGTTTCAAAAGGGTATGGTTTTATCTAAGGATTTACAAAAGACACTTGCTGAAGCGGAAAAGACCTTGGTCAAGGTCATGCAGGCGGATGGAAGTGAAGCGGAGATGAACTAA